Part of the Halodesulfurarchaeum formicicum genome is shown below.
CGTGGCCGCCGAAACCCTCGCCGTCGGTCGGTCGGTCGTTGACGGGCGGGCCACCGGGCCGGTCGTCGACCTGGAGCACGTGGACCCCGAAACGATCGAGGCCGGGAGCATCGGTGTCATTCACCGGGACTTCAACGGCGAGTTCAGCGACGGACTGGAGAAACTCGGCGGAATCGTGAGCGCCCGCTCTGGGATGACCGGCTATGCGGCCATGGTGGCCCGCGAACTCGAAATCCCGATGATCACCGGGGCCGACATCGGGGACCTCGAGCCCGGGCAGCAGGTGACCATCGACGGTGAACGTGGGGTGGTCTACGACGGCGAAGTGAACAAACCCGCGGCGGGGCGCAAACGGGGGCCGTTATGAGCGACTGGAAGTTCGAGGTAGACGAAGTCGGGCCCGAAGCCGAACCAGAAGTGCCCGAAATCGAACCCGGCAACCCGCGTCTGGAACACGTCCTCCCGTTCCTGCTCGGTGTCGGCCTCGCCATCGCGATCCTCGTAGTGAGTCTCTAAGCGCCGATTCCGGCAAGGTGCGCTGTCCGGGCAACGGTTTTCCCCACCCGGGCCCAAGCATGTGGTATGGCCTCAGTACTCGGGACGTCGCTGTCGACGATCCTCCTGCTCGCCGGGCTCGTACTCGTCGTGCTGGAGGGCTTTGCACCGGGTGCACACTTCATCGTCCTGGGGGTCGCGCTCCTCGCGGCCGGCCTCCTGGGGGTACTGGTCCCGGCCGCAGCGACCCCGCTGGTGCTCGGGCTCACGGTACTCGTCGCGGGGGCCGGCGCGTACTATGTCTACCGTCACTTCGAGTTCTACAAGGGGACCGATCGCGGGAAGACCGAGGGGTCGGCCGAACTCGTGGGCCGACGGGGCTACGTGACCGAGCGAGTCACGCCCCGGACCGGCCGGGTGAAACTCTCCGAGGGCGGTTTCGATCCGACCTACGCCGCCCGGAGTGTCGAGGGCGAGATCGGCGTCGGGACCGAGATCATCGTCGTGGATCCCGGCGGGGGCAACGTCGTCGAGGTGGAGGCCCTCTCGGACGTTGACGACATCGACCGCGAACTCGAACGTGGTCGCGCCCGCGAGGCGGAGCCGGTCGAAACCGAGACCGAGGACGAATCGCGCGGGTAGTGTGAATCAGTGGCACGACTGACCGGCTGGCGCAGCTTTATCAACCGTCGGACATAAGGAACAGTATGGTGCTCCCCCTCCAGTCACTGACCGGCCCGTCCCCGCTCTCGGTCGTCGGGTTGCTCCTGCTCGTCGTCCTGGTCGTAGCAGTCTACCAGGCCATCGAGATCGTCGACGCCTACGAGAAGGAGGCGTTGACGGTCTTCGGCGAGTTCCGGGGCCTGCTCGAACCGGGGATCAACTTCATCCCGCCGTTCGTCTCCCGCACGTACATCTTCGACATGCGGACCCAGACGATCGACGTCCCACGGCAGGAAGCGATCACCCGGGACAACTCCCCGGTCACCGCGGACGCCGTGGTGTATATCCGGGTCATGAACGCGAAACGGGCCTTCCTGGAGGTCGATGATTACAAGCGAGCGGTCTCCAACCTGGCCCAGACCACGCTGCGGGCCGTGATCGGGGACATGGAACTGGACGACACGCTCAACAAGCGCCAGGAGATCAACGCCCGCATCCGGAAGGAGCTCGACGAACCCACCGACGAGTGGGGGATCAGGGTCGAGTCCGTGGAAGTTCGGGAGGTCAATCCCTCCAAGGACGTCCAGCAGGCGATGGAACAACAGACCTCCGCCGAGCGCAAGCGCCGGGCCATGATCCTGGAGGCCCAGGGGGAACGACAGTCCGCCATCGAGCGCGCGGAGGGGGAGAAACGCTCGAACATCATCCGTGCACAGGGTGAGAAGCAGTCCCAGATCCTCGAAGCCCAGGGGGACGCGGTCTCGACCGTGCTGCGAGCTCGGTCCGCCGAATCGATGGGCGAGCGGGCCGTGATCGAACGGGGGCTGGAAGCCCTGGAGGTCATCGGGGCCGCCGAAAGCACGACCTTCGTGCTCCCACAGGAACTGACCTCACTGGTGGGTCGATACGGCAAACAGCTCACCGACAGCGACGTCGCCGAACCGACCGAGGGCCTGGAGAGCCTGGAGTTCGACGCGGACACCCGCGAGTTGCTGGGGCTGGACGACATCGAATCGATCCTGGACGAGATCGGCGCGCCGATGGACGTCAACGAATCCGATCTCACCGAGGGAACGGGCTCGATCAAGTCCGCCGAGGAAGTCATCGAAGAGATGGACGCCGAACTCGAAGACACCGAGGAACCAACGGAGAAGTAAATGGGAATCGACGAGGAGAAGCGCACGACGCTGCGGAAGTTCGCCGCCGTCGGAGCCGGGAGCCCCTTGCTCGGACTGGCGGGCCAGGACGAGGGTGCCAGCGAGACCCGGGAAGCCATCGCGGGCTACGTCGAGCGCACTCCCGGCGCCCACTTCTCGAAGATCCGTGACGACCTGGGAATCGCGACGGGGGAGACACAGTATCACCTCCGGCGACTCACCGACCAGGGCACACTCGAACGGTATCGCGACGGCGACTACAAGCGCTTCTATCCAGCCGGCCGGTTCGACGCCTTCGAGCAGGTCACGCTGGGCTATCTCAGGCGGGAAACCCCGCGGGCCATGGTTTGCACGCTGTTGCAAGAGCCCACTCATACCGGGGCCTCGCTTTCAGCGGCGATCGGCGTCTCACCGGCGACAGTGAGCAACCACGCCACAGAGATGGCAGAACACGGGGTCCTCGACCGGAGTGAGGGGTATCGAGTGAACCGACCGGAGACGGTCATCACGCTCCTCGTTCGATACGCCGAGAGCTTCGACGCGGAGACGGTCAACTTCGCCGCGGACGCCGCCGATCTGCTCAGGTACGAACCCTGAAGCTCAGGCGGTGGTCACTTGCCAGGTCGTCGAGGAGGAATAGCCCCACTGTTCGATATCGAGGTCGTGTTCGGCATCCGCGACCGCACGCATGTTCGAACCGACCTCTTTGGCCGAGAAGCCCAGTTCCTTGCCGATGAGCCGGGACTTGAAGTAGGTCTCCTGGTCCACCCGCTCGCGCAGATACTGGAGAATCGTCCGCTGTTTCGGCGTCAGTCCCTCCGTGCTCAGTTCGACGGCGCTGGCCCCCATAGCAGTATGGAGAAGTGCCAGGTCAAAAGCGGGTTTGGTACGATCGGTTAATCGCGGGTGACACAGTTCAGAAAGTTCTTGGGTGGCCACGACCGACAGCGAGGCATGGCGTCGGCTGTGGAGGTTAGCGTCGTGCTCCCCGCGTACAACGAGGAGGCGACCATCGAATCGACCGTCGAGGTCACGCTCGACACGCTGGAATCGTTCCTCCCGGCCGGCACGTTCGAGGTCATCATCGCCGAAGACGGCTGTGATGATCGAACCCCGGAGATCGCCGATCGACTGGCGGCCGCGGACGAGCGGGTCAGCCACTATCACAGTGACGAGCGCCTGGGCCGTGGTGAGGCACTGAATCGGGCCTTCGAGAGCGCCGCCGGCGACACACTGGTCTACTTCGATACCGACCTCGCCACGGACATGTCCCACCTCGAAGAGCTAATCGAGAGTGTCCGCTCCGGCGAGTACGACCTCGCCACTGGCTCGCGCTGGATGCCCGGCGAGGAGGCCGACCGGCCGGCCAAGCGGGCGATCTCCAGTCGCGGGTTCAACATGCTCGTTCGAACGCTTTTGGGCTCGGACCTACAGGATCACCAGGCCGGGTTCAAAGCCTTCAGCCGGGCTGCCTTCCAGGCCCTGCGCCCGGCGGTGAAAGACTCCCACTGGTTCTGGGACACCGAGATGCTCGTCAAGGCCCAGCGACGAGGATTTGCCGTCAAGGAGTTCGCGGTGAACTGGACGCCCAAGGGGGACTCGAAGGTCGATCTAGTCCGGGACGTATTCGGAATGGGAAGCCAGATACTCCGAACGGCCTGGGAGATCCGTATCAGACCCTATGCGAACCGACGGACCGGCATGGTCGCGGGACTGTTGCTCTCGGTGCTGGCTATCGGGTTGATGTTCTTCTATCTGGATCCCCGCGACGTGCTCCAGGAAATGGCCCGGGCCGACCTGGGTCTGGTAGCGGCCGCCGCGCTCGTCTACGTCTTTTCCTGGCCACTTCGTGGCTGGCGATACGCCGATATTCTCGGCTCGCTCGGCTATCGCGAACGCGTGGGCTTTCTCACGGGTGCGGTCTTCATTAGCCAGACCGGGAACCTGGTGTTCCCAGCCCGGGCTGGGGACGCCGTCCGGGCCTACGTCGTCAAAGCCAGACGGCAGGTGCCCTATACCTCGGGGTTCGCCTCGCTCGCCGTCGAGCGGGTCTTCGACCTGCTGACGATCACCATCCTTGCCGGCGGGGTACTCCTCGGCGTCGTCACTCTCGCCCCCGAGCGGGTCGTGGCGCTGAGCCAGGCCCTGACCGAGGGAACCGGCCTCTCCGGCGGCCAACAGGAGAGTGCCCGAACGGCGATCGCCGTCGCGGCGGTGGTCGGGATCGGCGCAATCGGGGCCGTGATCGCCATCGTCCTCTCGGCGCGGTCGGATCGGAACCGGATCAGACGAATCGTCAACTGGGCGTCGGAGGACTCCTACGTCGAACTGGTCGCGACGACCCTCGAAGGGTTCGTGGGCGACGTCCAGCGTGTCGCAGCCGAACCGGCCACCTTCGCCCGGGTCGGGGTCGCGAGCCTGGCAATCTGGGCGATCGACGTCCTCACGGCCATTCTGGTTTTCCAGGCCTTCGGCGTCGAGGTACCACTCGGGCTGTTGGTCGCCGTCTCCTTCTTCGCGGTCAGCGTGGGCAATCTGGCGAAAGTGCTGCCCCTCTCCCCCGGCGGCATCGGGCTCTACGAGGCGGCGTTCACGGTGTTGGTGGTCGCCCTGACGACTATTGGACCGCCCACGGCGCTGGGTGTCGCCATCGTCGATCACGCGGTGAAAAACGCCGTGACGGTGCTGGGCGGTGCGGTCTCGATGGTCGTCCTCAACGTCTCGCTCACCGAAGCGATCGACGGGCCGGGCGAGATCGAGGAGGGATCGAGCCGACCGGACCAAACCTGAAGACCCACTAAAAGCGGCGGCCGGGACGAGTTTTACCCCTCGCTGCAGAACCCCGGACAGAGCCAGCCTACGCGGCCCTCAGGGAACCTCGTGACCGACTCACACGCCAGTGCACGAAGAGATTTCGACATCGTCGAACGAAGGAGGGTGGAGTCTATCACGGTCGTTTTACGGAAAGAAAACACAATCCTTAAGTACGTTTTGTCGAAACCGATGGGTCACCGAATCCCGATACACTTTGTAATTATGCCCAACGCAACTCTCAGATCCCGCGAAAAAGAAGAGGAGGAACCCGAACGAACGGACAGCTGTCCGGAGTGTGGCGGTCTGGTCGTCCACGACGAGGAACACAGCGAGAAGGTCTGTGCGGACTGTGGCCTGGTCGTCGAGGAGGAAGGGATCGACCGCGGGCCCGAGTGGCGGGCCTTTGACTCCCAGGAGAAAGACGAGAAGTCCCGGGTCGGGGCCCCCACCACGAACACGATGCACGACAAGGGCCTCTCCACGAACATCGACTGGCGGAACAAGGACGCCTACGGCAACTCCCTTGGCTCCCGACAGCGCCAGAAGATGCAGCGCCTGCGCAAGTGGAACGAGCGCTTTCGCACCCGTGACGCCAAGGAGCGCAACCTCAAGCAGGCCCTCGGCGAGATCGACCGGATGGCCAGTGCGCTTGGCCTGCCGGACAACGTCCGCGAGACGGCCTCGGTGATCTACCGCCGGGCCCTCGAAGAAGATCTGCTCCCGGGCCGTTCGATCGAGGGCGTCGCGACTTCCTGTGTCTATGCCGCCGCCCGGCAGGCCGGAGTGCCCCGCAGCCTGGATGAGATCAACGACGTCAGCCGGGTCGACAAGGACGAGATCGCCCGCACCTACCGGTACGTGATCCGGGAACTGGGCCTGGAAGTCAAGCCCGCGGACCCCGCGAGTTACGTCCCCCGGTTTGCCTCCTCGCTCGAACTCAGCGACGAAGCCCAGCATCGGGCCCGCGAACTGCTCGAGAACGCCAAGGAGAAAGGCGTCCACAGCGGCAAGAGCCCGGTCGGCCTGGCCGCCGCCGCGGTGTACGCGGCCGCCCTGCTCACCAACGAGAAGACAACCCAGGCGAAGGTCAGTGAGGTCGCGGACATCTCGGAGGTCACGATCCGCAACCGATATCACGAACTCCTCGAAGCCGAGGACTCGATTCCGGTCTAACCGGCCAATGTTGCAGTTCGAGTCGTTTCACCTGGCGGCCTCGACGCCGAACCTGGACGATGAGCCGGCGGCTCGCCCCCACGCCGACCTGCTCGAGTTCCGGATGGATCTGGCCGCCGACCCGCTTTCGGCACTCGGGGCCTACGACGGGGAGCTGCCGATCATGGTCACGAACCGGCCGGAGTGGGAGGGCGGCGAGCACCCGGACGGCCCCGAGCGCCGGGACCAGCTACTCGATGCCCTCTCGGAGCCGGCCGTCGCGGCGGTCGATCTGGAGCTTCGAGCCCTGCAAGCCCCTACCGATCGGACGGACCTCGACCCCGTGCTGGACCGGGCCCAGGAGCTTGGCCTACCGGTCGTCGTCTCGGTCCACGACTTCGAGCGGGTCCCCTCCAGATCGACGCTGCTCGGTCTGGCCCAGCGGGGCTGCCGGCTCGGGTCGGTCGCCAAACTCGCCATGACCGCCACCGACCCGGGAGACGTGCTGGACCTGCTGGCCGCGACCCAGGACCTGACCACCTGTGGCCATACCGTCGCGACGATGGCGATGGGGGCCCCGGGTGCCCACTCCCGGGCGATCGCGCCGCTCTATGGCTCGAAGATCGGATACGCCCCGATTGACCCCGAGAGCGCCACGGCCCCCGGGCAGTTCGATCTGGCGACCCTCGATGGACTGCTTGAGACCTTCGACGTCGAGCGGCCCGCGGATTCAAAGGTTTAACCGTCGACCCGACCAAAGCGTGTTCGTGCAGCGGTCCTGGTTCACGCGACGGTCGCTCGTCGCCGCGATACTGGCGATGGTCTATCCCGGGCTCGGGCACGTCTACCTCCGGGCCTGGTTTCGCGCCATCGCCTGGTTCGGCGTCGCACTGATCGCGGCAGCGATGGTGCTGCCCGAATCGGCCTACACCGCCTTCGAGACCAACGGGTTCTCGGGACTCGTGGAAGTCAGTCGAACGCTCCCGACCGAGGCGGTCCTGAGTATGCTCGTCGTCCGGGTGCTCAACGCCGTCGACGCCTACCTCACCGGGTTACAGCAAGCAACGAAGGCGGCTCAAGCCGAATCACCCGACGCGAACACCTGCCCGGAGTGTGGGAAGGAACTCGACCCGGAACTGGACTTCTGTCCGTGGTGTACCACCCGGCTGGAGGACTCCGAAAACAGGGCCGAACGGTAACTACTTCTCGATGATGCGCTCGTCGATAGACTCCCCGAAGTGACGGCCACCCGGCTGGGTGTAGACCAGTACCTCGTCGCCGGCCTCCAGGTCGGTAACGGCTTTGCGCCCGGTCCTGGCGTGGACCTTGATGGTCTCTGCGTTCTGGATGAGCGTCTCGATCCGTTCGCCGCTCTCGGTCTCGGCCTCCAGTCGGAACATCGGTCGGCGCTCGATCTTGGCCCGGCCGACGACGGCCTCGCGGGTCTGTCCATCCGTATCGACGACCTGCACCTCGTCGCCGCTCCCGAGTTCCGCGAGATACGTCGTCGACCCGTCCGGGAGGCGGGCGTAGGCATGGACCGCGCCCGCGTTGACCCGGAAGGGACGGGAGGCGACGTACGGTGATTCGGCGGTCTCGGCGTGGACGAAGAAGAGTCCGCGGGACATGCTCCCGATCAACATCCCCTCGTCGTGGTCGAAGAGGCTGCCCGTGTCGACACAGACCCGATCCGCGCTGCCGGCGGGTTCGATGGCGGTGACCGTGGCGTATTCCAGGTCCAGTTGCTCGCGATCGAAGTCGTCTCGGACTGCGACGGTCTCCCGGATCTCGTCCGGGTCGTCGGTGTCCAGCAGAACCCCGCTCGCACCCATCTCCAGGGTCTCGAAGGCGGTCTTTGCCTCCTCGGCGGTCGTCACACCCGCGATGAGATCCGTCGAGTCGCCGATCCGGGCGATGAGGTTCTCCAGGGGAATGATCTGCCAGTCCTCGCCCACGACGATCGTGAATTCGGACTCCTCGGCCGCCTTCTCGGCGAAAGTCTCGTAGTCAGGGTCGTAGATCCGCACGTAGGCCCCGCTCGCACCGTCACGGCGAAGCGTGGAGAGATCCGCCGATCCCGAGAAGTCAGTCGGCAGGTCGATCGTCCCGTCGCCCTCGCCGTCCTTGCCGACGATGTAGCGGTCGGCCTCGCCGGCGGCCTCGGCGTCGTCGCCGATCACGTCGACGTCGTCGGTGACGAAGGCGGCGACGTTCATCTCGCCCAGTTCGCGAACCCGGTCGACGTCCCACTCGTCGACGAGAATCCAGTCGACGCCGGCCTCGAGCCCGGCGGTGATCCGTCGCTTGCGTTGCTCCCAGTCGCCGACCTCGTCGTCGGCCTTGAGCCAGACGCTCCGTGTCATACTCGGTCACACACGGGGCCCCGTCTTGAACGTGCCGGACCGATACTCAGGGCTCGATCGGGAGGTCGAATCGATCCATCGCCACGTCGATAGCAAAGCCCTCGTGGACGACGGCTGCGATTGCCGAAGAGATGGCGTAGGGGTCGGGATGCTGGAAGA
Proteins encoded:
- a CDS encoding DUF7312 domain-containing protein, whose product is MSDWKFEVDEVGPEAEPEVPEIEPGNPRLEHVLPFLLGVGLAIAILVVSL
- a CDS encoding NfeD family protein, with the protein product MASVLGTSLSTILLLAGLVLVVLEGFAPGAHFIVLGVALLAAGLLGVLVPAAATPLVLGLTVLVAGAGAYYVYRHFEFYKGTDRGKTEGSAELVGRRGYVTERVTPRTGRVKLSEGGFDPTYAARSVEGEIGVGTEIIVVDPGGGNVVEVEALSDVDDIDRELERGRAREAEPVETETEDESRG
- a CDS encoding SPFH domain-containing protein — its product is MVLPLQSLTGPSPLSVVGLLLLVVLVVAVYQAIEIVDAYEKEALTVFGEFRGLLEPGINFIPPFVSRTYIFDMRTQTIDVPRQEAITRDNSPVTADAVVYIRVMNAKRAFLEVDDYKRAVSNLAQTTLRAVIGDMELDDTLNKRQEINARIRKELDEPTDEWGIRVESVEVREVNPSKDVQQAMEQQTSAERKRRAMILEAQGERQSAIERAEGEKRSNIIRAQGEKQSQILEAQGDAVSTVLRARSAESMGERAVIERGLEALEVIGAAESTTFVLPQELTSLVGRYGKQLTDSDVAEPTEGLESLEFDADTRELLGLDDIESILDEIGAPMDVNESDLTEGTGSIKSAEEVIEEMDAELEDTEEPTEK
- a CDS encoding winged helix-turn-helix transcriptional regulator; the encoded protein is MGIDEEKRTTLRKFAAVGAGSPLLGLAGQDEGASETREAIAGYVERTPGAHFSKIRDDLGIATGETQYHLRRLTDQGTLERYRDGDYKRFYPAGRFDAFEQVTLGYLRRETPRAMVCTLLQEPTHTGASLSAAIGVSPATVSNHATEMAEHGVLDRSEGYRVNRPETVITLLVRYAESFDAETVNFAADAADLLRYEP
- a CDS encoding DUF7123 family protein; this encodes MGASAVELSTEGLTPKQRTILQYLRERVDQETYFKSRLIGKELGFSAKEVGSNMRAVADAEHDLDIEQWGYSSSTTWQVTTA
- a CDS encoding flippase-like domain-containing protein, with translation MASAVEVSVVLPAYNEEATIESTVEVTLDTLESFLPAGTFEVIIAEDGCDDRTPEIADRLAAADERVSHYHSDERLGRGEALNRAFESAAGDTLVYFDTDLATDMSHLEELIESVRSGEYDLATGSRWMPGEEADRPAKRAISSRGFNMLVRTLLGSDLQDHQAGFKAFSRAAFQALRPAVKDSHWFWDTEMLVKAQRRGFAVKEFAVNWTPKGDSKVDLVRDVFGMGSQILRTAWEIRIRPYANRRTGMVAGLLLSVLAIGLMFFYLDPRDVLQEMARADLGLVAAAALVYVFSWPLRGWRYADILGSLGYRERVGFLTGAVFISQTGNLVFPARAGDAVRAYVVKARRQVPYTSGFASLAVERVFDLLTITILAGGVLLGVVTLAPERVVALSQALTEGTGLSGGQQESARTAIAVAAVVGIGAIGAVIAIVLSARSDRNRIRRIVNWASEDSYVELVATTLEGFVGDVQRVAAEPATFARVGVASLAIWAIDVLTAILVFQAFGVEVPLGLLVAVSFFAVSVGNLAKVLPLSPGGIGLYEAAFTVLVVALTTIGPPTALGVAIVDHAVKNAVTVLGGAVSMVVLNVSLTEAIDGPGEIEEGSSRPDQT
- a CDS encoding transcription initiation factor IIB, with the translated sequence MPNATLRSREKEEEEPERTDSCPECGGLVVHDEEHSEKVCADCGLVVEEEGIDRGPEWRAFDSQEKDEKSRVGAPTTNTMHDKGLSTNIDWRNKDAYGNSLGSRQRQKMQRLRKWNERFRTRDAKERNLKQALGEIDRMASALGLPDNVRETASVIYRRALEEDLLPGRSIEGVATSCVYAAARQAGVPRSLDEINDVSRVDKDEIARTYRYVIRELGLEVKPADPASYVPRFASSLELSDEAQHRARELLENAKEKGVHSGKSPVGLAAAAVYAAALLTNEKTTQAKVSEVADISEVTIRNRYHELLEAEDSIPV
- a CDS encoding type I 3-dehydroquinate dehydratase; the protein is MQFESFHLAASTPNLDDEPAARPHADLLEFRMDLAADPLSALGAYDGELPIMVTNRPEWEGGEHPDGPERRDQLLDALSEPAVAAVDLELRALQAPTDRTDLDPVLDRAQELGLPVVVSVHDFERVPSRSTLLGLAQRGCRLGSVAKLAMTATDPGDVLDLLAATQDLTTCGHTVATMAMGAPGAHSRAIAPLYGSKIGYAPIDPESATAPGQFDLATLDGLLETFDVERPADSKV
- a CDS encoding zinc ribbon domain-containing protein — encoded protein: MQRSWFTRRSLVAAILAMVYPGLGHVYLRAWFRAIAWFGVALIAAAMVLPESAYTAFETNGFSGLVEVSRTLPTEAVLSMLVVRVLNAVDAYLTGLQQATKAAQAESPDANTCPECGKELDPELDFCPWCTTRLEDSENRAER
- a CDS encoding 3-dehydroquinate synthase II, encoding MTRSVWLKADDEVGDWEQRKRRITAGLEAGVDWILVDEWDVDRVRELGEMNVAAFVTDDVDVIGDDAEAAGEADRYIVGKDGEGDGTIDLPTDFSGSADLSTLRRDGASGAYVRIYDPDYETFAEKAAEESEFTIVVGEDWQIIPLENLIARIGDSTDLIAGVTTAEEAKTAFETLEMGASGVLLDTDDPDEIRETVAVRDDFDREQLDLEYATVTAIEPAGSADRVCVDTGSLFDHDEGMLIGSMSRGLFFVHAETAESPYVASRPFRVNAGAVHAYARLPDGSTTYLAELGSGDEVQVVDTDGQTREAVVGRAKIERRPMFRLEAETESGERIETLIQNAETIKVHARTGRKAVTDLEAGDEVLVYTQPGGRHFGESIDERIIEK